CCATGAACTGAAGGTCCACGTTGCTGATCTCGCTCTCCGCCGTGGCGTCGGTGGACGGAACGTTCTGCGGGCGGTCGTCACTCTGGGTCATGGGGTTGCCTCCTGTGCCCCCACGCTAACAGCGGCCCACCGGGCAGGGCGTGAGCGTCCCTTTACCCTTGCGCGTGAAAGACGGCGAACCTCCCCTGCTCCTTCTGGCGACTGGCCGCTGGCGACTGGCGACCAAACCCTCACAGGTGTTGCGGCAATTCCTGAAGGTGGGCGACGGGCAGCGACGTGTCCCCCTGCTTGAAGGCGGCGAGGTAGCCGGAGAGCGTGCCGCCCGCGCGCCCCACCAGCCGGGCGAGGGCCTGAGCCGTGCCGCCGCTGGCGATCACGTCCTGCACGACGGCGACGCGCCTGCCCCTCAATCGGGCGGCGTGCGGGCCGTCGAGCCACAGCGTCTCCGCCGTGCCGAGGGTCATGCTGGGCACGTCCTGAATGAGGGGGTCTTGCATGTACGTGCGGCGTTTCTTGCGGACGCAGACGTAGGGCAGGCCCGAGCGGTCGCTGAGTTCGTGGGCGAGCGGCAACGCGTTCGTCACCACGGTCAGCAGGACCTCGGTGCCGGGCGGGATAAGGGGCAGCATCGCCTCCGCGACGGCTTTGGTGAACTCGCTGTCCCCGATGAACTCCACGAGGGGCACCCGCCCCACGCTCCCGA
Above is a genomic segment from Deinococcus sp. YIM 134068 containing:
- a CDS encoding phosphoribosyltransferase family protein, with translation MTLPHSQALTVTVGDVTRELPTVRVGSVGRVPLVEFIGDSEFTKAVAEAMLPLIPPGTEVLLTVVTNALPLAHELSDRSGLPYVCVRKKRRTYMQDPLIQDVPSMTLGTAETLWLDGPHAARLRGRRVAVVQDVIASGGTAQALARLVGRAGGTLSGYLAAFKQGDTSLPVAHLQELPQHL